In Amblyraja radiata isolate CabotCenter1 unplaced genomic scaffold, sAmbRad1.1.pri S95, whole genome shotgun sequence, a genomic segment contains:
- the LOC116969656 gene encoding zinc finger protein 239-like, protein MHFSERPFTCSDCSKSFKMAKHLKVHRRVHTGEKPSGCSTCGKRFAQLSELQKHRRLHSSEQPFTCSDCGKSFKSSPDLKRPMCLHTGERPYTCNDCGKGFTHSSYLLVHQRTHAGERPYTCAHCGDGFAQSSHLLVHQRTHTGERPFTCAQCGKSFTRSSTLLVHQRTHTGERPYTCAQC, encoded by the coding sequence ATGCACTtcagcgagaggcccttcacctgctccgattgcagcaagagcttcaagatggcaaaacacctgaaggtgcaccggcgggtgcacacgggcgagaagccctctgGGTGCTCCACCTGTGGTAAGAGGTTTGCCCAGTTGTCAGAGCTGCAGAAGCACCGGCGGCTGCACAGCAGTGAgcagcccttcacctgctccgactgcggcaaaagcTTCAAGTCGTCGCCGGACCTGAAGAGACCCATGTGCCTGCACACTGGGGAACGACCCTACACCTGcaacgactgcggcaagggcttcacccattccagctacctgctggtgcaccagcgcacccacgccggcgagcgtcCGTACACCTGCGCCCATTGCGGCGATGGTTTCGCccagtccagtcacctgctggttcaccagcgaacccacaccggcgagcgccctttCACGTGCGctcagtgcggcaagagcttcacccgctccagcaccctgctggtgcaccagcgcactcacactggcgagcgtccctatacctgtgcccagtgc